In one window of Streptomyces sp. NBC_01224 DNA:
- a CDS encoding ATP-binding cassette domain-containing protein → MIELDGLTKRFGNKVAVDRLSCRVRPGMVTGFLGPNGAGKSTTMRMMLDLDNPTSGSVRIDGKHYRDLEEPLKYIGALLDAKSMHGGRSAYNNLLCLAQSNRIPESRVPEVLDTVGLSAVARKKSKGFSLGMSQRLGIAAALLGDPQVLLFDEPVNGLDPEGIHWIRNLMKALAAEGRTIFVSSHLMSEMALTADHLIVIGQGRLLADTSMADFIHQNSRSYVRLRSPQQERLRDVLHEEGLIVVETGSGTLEIDGATTEALGELAARHQIVLHELSSQRASLEEAFMQMTADSVEYHAHSEVGEAPLPVGPHWGDEWNQQTAVGTAGNGTPGVPGTSGTGKGA, encoded by the coding sequence ATGATCGAGCTTGATGGTCTCACCAAGCGCTTCGGCAACAAGGTTGCCGTCGACCGGCTTTCGTGCCGCGTCAGACCTGGAATGGTGACGGGCTTTCTGGGCCCCAACGGTGCGGGCAAGTCCACGACGATGCGGATGATGCTGGATCTCGACAACCCGACCAGCGGTTCGGTGCGCATCGACGGCAAGCACTATCGCGACCTGGAAGAACCCCTCAAGTACATCGGGGCGCTGCTCGACGCGAAGTCGATGCACGGCGGGCGCAGCGCGTACAACAATCTGCTCTGTCTCGCGCAGAGCAATCGCATCCCGGAGAGCCGGGTCCCGGAGGTGCTGGACACCGTCGGTCTGAGCGCGGTGGCGAGGAAGAAGTCGAAGGGCTTCTCCCTCGGCATGAGCCAGCGGCTCGGCATCGCGGCGGCGCTGCTCGGCGACCCGCAGGTGCTGCTCTTCGACGAGCCCGTCAACGGTCTCGACCCCGAGGGGATTCACTGGATCCGCAATCTGATGAAGGCGCTCGCCGCGGAAGGCCGGACGATCTTCGTCTCCTCGCATCTGATGAGCGAAATGGCCCTCACCGCGGACCATCTGATCGTGATCGGCCAGGGCCGGCTGCTCGCCGACACCTCGATGGCCGACTTCATCCACCAGAACTCCCGCAGTTATGTACGTCTGCGCTCCCCGCAACAGGAGCGGCTGCGCGATGTGCTGCACGAGGAGGGCCTGATCGTGGTCGAGACGGGCAGCGGCACGCTGGAGATCGACGGCGCCACCACCGAGGCGCTGGGAGAGCTCGCCGCCCGGCATCAGATCGTGCTGCACGAACTGAGCTCCCAGCGGGCCTCCCTGGAGGAAGCGTTCATGCAGATGACGGCGGACTCCGTGGAGTACCACGCACACTCGGAGGTCGGTGAGGCACCGTTGCCCGTGGGCCCGCACTGGGGTGACGAGTGGAACCAGCAGACCGCCGTCGGCACGGCCGGGAACGGCACGCCGGGCGTACCCGGCACCTCCGGCACCGGCAAGGGAGCGTGA
- a CDS encoding SCO5389 family protein produces the protein MSLDVSPALLEQAERGEVDEADFVDCVRTSLPFAWEMISSLVAQLKVDGGEFADNQTPPPDEQARGQLLRALASDAIRGALQRHFGVRLAFQNCHRVAVFPLDASVDERLARFTSVRGQLLNQSPELRDC, from the coding sequence CTCACCGGCGCTGTTGGAACAGGCCGAGCGAGGCGAGGTCGACGAAGCCGACTTCGTCGACTGCGTCCGGACCTCCCTGCCCTTCGCATGGGAGATGATCAGCTCTCTGGTGGCTCAGCTGAAGGTCGACGGCGGAGAGTTCGCCGACAACCAGACGCCCCCGCCGGACGAGCAGGCACGTGGTCAGCTGCTGCGCGCGCTCGCGAGTGATGCGATACGTGGCGCTCTGCAGCGGCACTTCGGGGTGCGTCTGGCATTCCAGAACTGCCACCGCGTCGCGGTGTTCCCGCTGGACGCCTCGGTCGACGAGCGCCTGGCCCGCTTCACCTCGGTGAGGGGCCAGTTGCTCAATCAGTCGCCCGAACTACGGGACTGCTAA
- a CDS encoding ATP-binding cassette domain-containing protein, which produces MIEAVGLTKRYGAKTAVYNLSFQVRPGAVTGFLGPNGSGKSTTMRMMLGLDRPTSGHVTIGGHPFRSLPNAPRQVGALLDAKAVHGGRSARNHLLSLAQLAGIPAARVDEVLGVVGLHDVARKRSRGFSLGMGQRLGIAAALLGDPQVLLFDEPVNGLDPEGILWVRNLMKMLASEGRTVFVSSHLMSEMALTADHLIVIGRGQLLADMSVKDFISANSADFARVRVADGAQEQREKLTASLTEAGGQVMSEPDGALRITGLRLPRISDLAHESDVRLWELSPHQASLEEAYMRMTQGAVDYRSTVDQKAGLQQPVHGGYGQQPGAPQPPVPEMPQQGWYAPPPPGQNPYAGAPAAPAAAAPATPAAPAAAPADLTKRETSEDAR; this is translated from the coding sequence ATGATCGAGGCAGTCGGCCTGACCAAGCGCTATGGCGCGAAGACGGCCGTTTACAACCTTTCCTTCCAGGTGCGGCCGGGGGCCGTCACCGGATTCCTCGGTCCCAATGGGTCGGGCAAGTCCACCACCATGCGCATGATGCTGGGCCTGGACCGACCGACTTCCGGCCATGTCACGATCGGCGGCCACCCCTTCCGCAGTCTGCCGAACGCTCCGCGGCAGGTGGGTGCGCTGCTGGACGCGAAGGCGGTGCACGGCGGGCGCAGCGCCCGTAACCACCTCCTCTCGCTCGCCCAGCTCGCCGGCATCCCGGCCGCCCGGGTCGACGAGGTGCTCGGTGTCGTCGGTCTCCACGACGTCGCGCGGAAGCGGTCCAGGGGCTTCTCGCTCGGTATGGGCCAGCGGCTCGGCATCGCGGCGGCGCTGCTCGGCGACCCGCAGGTGCTGCTCTTCGACGAGCCCGTCAACGGACTCGACCCCGAGGGCATCCTCTGGGTCCGCAATCTGATGAAGATGCTGGCGTCGGAGGGCCGTACGGTCTTCGTGTCCAGCCATCTGATGAGCGAAATGGCACTCACCGCCGACCACCTGATCGTGATCGGTCGCGGGCAGCTGCTCGCCGACATGAGCGTCAAGGACTTCATCTCCGCCAATTCGGCCGACTTCGCCCGGGTGCGGGTCGCGGACGGTGCGCAGGAGCAGCGGGAGAAGCTGACCGCCTCGCTCACCGAGGCGGGCGGCCAGGTCATGTCGGAGCCGGACGGGGCCCTGCGGATCACCGGTCTGCGGCTGCCGCGGATCAGCGATCTGGCACACGAGTCGGACGTCCGGCTGTGGGAGCTCTCGCCGCACCAGGCCTCGCTCGAGGAGGCATACATGCGGATGACGCAGGGCGCCGTGGACTACCGCTCGACGGTGGACCAGAAGGCCGGGCTGCAGCAGCCGGTGCACGGCGGGTACGGACAGCAGCCCGGGGCGCCGCAGCCGCCGGTCCCGGAGATGCCGCAGCAGGGCTGGTACGCCCCGCCGCCGCCCGGACAGAACCCGTACGCGGGAGCTCCGGCGGCACCCGCCGCCGCGGCCCCTGCAACCCCGGCTGCGCCCGCCGCGGCCCCTGCAGACCTGACCAAGCGCGAGACCAGCGAGGACGCCCGATGA
- a CDS encoding LLM class flavin-dependent oxidoreductase, protein MRVGTFVLAAQFPGQGPGEALHRAIRSTEVAEESGLDSVWLAEHHFVPYGVCPSAVTLAALLLGRTRRIRVGTAVSVLPTQHPVALGEQAALLHLTSGGRFTLGVGRGGPWVDLEVFGGGLEAYEKGFPESLELLLDWLGKPRVAGSGERYGFREVAVVPRADELLDVAGGESPGGPEVIVACTSPKTVKLAAQNGLPMLLGMHCGDEEKAEMVALWRSAALAAGHSPESVRETGHVSAGVAQIADRAEDAVETLVKAMPGWLRQGLDAHVTVDGRHRVMRDPVAYTELLCGLHPVGPPRLAADRLAATAERTGITRFALLVEGSGDLAATEENVTRLGTEVLPLLS, encoded by the coding sequence ATGCGTGTGGGAACGTTCGTACTGGCAGCCCAGTTTCCGGGACAGGGGCCGGGGGAAGCGCTGCATCGCGCGATCCGGTCCACCGAGGTCGCGGAGGAATCCGGGCTCGACTCGGTCTGGCTGGCAGAACATCATTTCGTGCCGTACGGGGTCTGCCCGTCCGCCGTCACCTTGGCCGCGCTGCTGCTCGGCCGCACCCGGAGAATCCGGGTGGGTACGGCTGTGAGCGTGCTGCCGACCCAGCACCCGGTCGCGCTGGGCGAACAGGCCGCGCTGCTCCATCTCACCAGCGGCGGCAGATTCACGCTCGGCGTCGGCCGGGGCGGCCCCTGGGTGGATCTGGAGGTGTTCGGAGGGGGCCTGGAGGCGTACGAGAAGGGCTTCCCGGAGTCCCTGGAGCTGCTGCTCGACTGGCTGGGCAAACCTCGCGTGGCGGGGAGCGGGGAGCGGTACGGCTTCCGCGAGGTGGCGGTGGTCCCCCGGGCCGACGAGCTGCTCGACGTGGCCGGCGGCGAGAGCCCCGGCGGTCCCGAGGTGATCGTCGCGTGCACCTCGCCGAAGACGGTGAAGCTCGCCGCACAGAACGGTCTGCCGATGCTGCTCGGTATGCACTGCGGCGATGAGGAGAAGGCCGAGATGGTCGCCCTGTGGCGCTCCGCCGCCCTCGCCGCCGGCCACTCGCCCGAGAGCGTCCGGGAGACCGGACATGTGTCCGCAGGGGTGGCCCAGATCGCCGACCGTGCCGAGGACGCCGTGGAGACGCTCGTGAAGGCGATGCCGGGCTGGCTGCGACAGGGCCTGGACGCCCATGTGACGGTCGACGGCCGGCACCGGGTGATGCGCGACCCGGTCGCCTATACGGAGCTGCTGTGCGGCCTTCATCCGGTGGGCCCGCCCCGGCTCGCGGCCGACCGGCTCGCCGCCACCGCCGAGCGGACAGGCATCACCCGCTTCGCGCTCCTGGTGGAGGGTTCGGGAGATCTGGCGGCCACGGAGGAGAACGTAACGCGGCTGGGCACTGAAGTACTGCCGCTGCTCTCATAA
- a CDS encoding ATP/GTP-binding protein — MSPRRNRPRGGESPHDSAAEPGARYGGGGRTELWHGEEWSVRPVSGANAAGKRYRCPGCDQEIPSGVPHMVAWSEYGGIDDRRHWHKACWNAKDRRTTQVQRSRNAPRY, encoded by the coding sequence GTGTCCCCGCGCCGCAACCGCCCCCGAGGCGGCGAGAGTCCCCACGACAGCGCAGCGGAGCCGGGGGCCCGCTACGGCGGCGGCGGGCGCACCGAACTGTGGCATGGCGAGGAGTGGTCGGTCCGCCCGGTGAGCGGCGCGAACGCGGCCGGCAAGCGGTACCGCTGCCCCGGCTGCGACCAGGAGATCCCGTCCGGCGTCCCACACATGGTGGCCTGGTCCGAGTACGGCGGGATCGACGACCGCAGGCACTGGCACAAGGCCTGCTGGAACGCGAAGGACCGCCGCACCACGCAGGTGCAGCGGTCCAGGAACGCGCCTCGCTACTGA
- a CDS encoding ABC transporter permease subunit — MIVLLLGLGLLAAIAVNTSDANIGDTPVLSFGFFGVLLGSICVITLGVMTTASEYGTGMIRTTLTACPDRVRVLTAKAIVFFLLTFVITTVTTALVGALQTAMLDGEAPTGGAWLRATVGVGLYIATLGLLSLAVGALIRHSAGAITIMIGVVLLPLVLAMFMFSESLSGLRQAFFEYSIPSQLSAFYDTSVTGSGPSGWDPLWIMLGVTAVALAGAYASLEKRDV; from the coding sequence ATGATCGTGTTGCTCCTCGGCCTCGGACTGCTCGCCGCGATCGCGGTCAATACCTCCGACGCCAACATCGGCGACACCCCGGTGCTCAGCTTCGGCTTCTTCGGAGTGCTGCTCGGTTCGATCTGTGTGATCACGCTCGGCGTGATGACCACCGCCTCCGAGTACGGCACCGGCATGATCCGTACGACGCTGACGGCCTGCCCCGACCGTGTGCGGGTACTGACCGCGAAGGCGATCGTCTTCTTCCTGCTCACCTTCGTCATCACGACCGTGACGACCGCGCTGGTCGGCGCGTTGCAGACGGCCATGCTCGACGGCGAGGCACCCACCGGTGGCGCCTGGCTGCGCGCCACTGTCGGCGTCGGCCTCTACATCGCGACGCTGGGCCTGCTCTCGCTCGCAGTCGGCGCTCTCATCCGGCACTCCGCGGGTGCGATCACGATCATGATCGGGGTGGTGCTGCTGCCGCTCGTGCTGGCCATGTTCATGTTCTCGGAGTCGCTCAGCGGCCTGCGGCAGGCGTTCTTCGAGTACTCCATCCCCAGCCAGCTCAGCGCTTTCTACGACACCTCGGTCACCGGGTCCGGGCCGTCCGGCTGGGATCCGCTGTGGATCATGCTCGGCGTCACGGCCGTGGCCCTGGCCGGTGCCTATGCGTCGCTGGAGAAGCGCGACGTCTGA
- a CDS encoding ABC transporter permease, which translates to MASVPAVLTSEWTKIRTVSSTVWTLISAFVVTVAMSAALCALMNAQFDDLPPAERVTFDPTLISFSGMVLGQLAMVVFGVLVVGTEYSSGMIRTSLAAVPQRGSFLFSKVAVAGVLALVVGIATSFVSFFLGQSLLGDHHTDIGADNVLRAVVGGGIYMGLIGIFSMGVATMLRSSMLSLGILMPFFFLISQILSAVPGAKKVARYFPDQAGSKIMQVVPDAMNSNPAPYGPWGGLGILVAWVAAALVGGYLVLKKRDA; encoded by the coding sequence ATGGCATCGGTACCCGCGGTCCTGACCTCCGAGTGGACCAAGATCCGTACGGTTTCGTCGACCGTCTGGACCCTGATCTCCGCGTTCGTCGTCACCGTCGCGATGAGCGCGGCGCTCTGCGCCCTGATGAACGCCCAGTTCGACGACCTCCCCCCGGCGGAGAGGGTCACCTTCGACCCGACCCTCATCAGCTTCTCCGGCATGGTCCTCGGCCAGCTGGCCATGGTCGTATTCGGTGTCCTGGTGGTCGGTACGGAGTACAGCTCGGGCATGATCCGCACCTCGCTGGCGGCCGTGCCCCAGCGCGGTTCGTTCCTCTTCAGCAAGGTCGCGGTGGCCGGTGTGCTGGCCCTGGTGGTCGGTATCGCCACCAGCTTCGTCTCGTTCTTCCTCGGGCAGTCCCTCCTCGGCGACCATCACACGGACATCGGTGCGGACAATGTCCTGCGCGCGGTGGTCGGCGGCGGCATCTACATGGGCCTGATCGGGATCTTCTCCATGGGTGTGGCGACGATGCTGCGCAGCTCCATGCTGTCGCTCGGCATCCTGATGCCGTTCTTCTTCCTGATCTCCCAGATCCTGTCGGCGGTCCCGGGCGCGAAGAAGGTCGCCCGCTACTTCCCCGACCAGGCCGGATCCAAGATCATGCAGGTTGTTCCGGACGCCATGAACAGCAACCCCGCTCCGTACGGACCGTGGGGCGGGCTCGGCATTCTGGTCGCTTGGGTGGCGGCCGCGCTGGTAGGCGGCTATCTCGTACTGAAGAAGCGGGACGCATGA
- a CDS encoding cellulose-binding protein has product MSDPSSPFGFELVRRGYDRGQVDDRITKLVADRDSALARITSLEKRIEELHLETQNAQAQVNDAEPSYAGLGARVEKILRLAEEEAKDLREEARRAAEQHRELAESAAQQVRNDAESFAAERKAKAEDEGVRIVDKAKGEATTLRTDAQKDAAQKREEADALFEETRAKAAQAAADFETNLAKRRDQSERDLASRQAKAEKRLAEIEHRAEQLRLEAEKLRTDAERRARQTVETAQRQSEDIVADANAKADRIRSESERELAALTNRRDSINAQLTNVREMLATLTGAAVAAAGSPADDEPVTRGVPAQQTR; this is encoded by the coding sequence ATGAGCGACCCTTCCTCCCCCTTCGGCTTCGAGCTCGTGCGACGTGGATACGACCGCGGTCAGGTGGATGACCGCATTACCAAGCTCGTCGCCGACCGTGATAGTGCTCTCGCCCGCATCACGTCTCTGGAAAAGCGCATCGAGGAGCTCCACCTCGAAACGCAGAACGCCCAGGCCCAGGTGAACGACGCGGAGCCGTCGTACGCCGGTCTCGGCGCGCGCGTGGAGAAGATTCTCCGCCTGGCCGAGGAGGAGGCGAAGGACCTGCGCGAGGAGGCCCGTCGCGCCGCCGAGCAGCACCGTGAGCTCGCCGAGTCGGCCGCCCAGCAGGTGCGCAACGACGCCGAGTCGTTCGCCGCCGAGCGCAAGGCGAAGGCCGAGGACGAGGGCGTCCGCATCGTCGACAAGGCCAAGGGTGAGGCCACCACGCTGCGCACCGACGCCCAGAAGGACGCGGCCCAGAAGCGCGAGGAGGCCGACGCCCTCTTCGAGGAGACCCGCGCCAAGGCCGCCCAGGCCGCCGCGGACTTCGAGACCAACCTCGCCAAGCGCCGCGACCAGTCGGAGCGCGACCTCGCGTCCCGTCAGGCCAAGGCCGAGAAGCGCCTCGCCGAGATCGAGCACCGCGCCGAGCAGCTCCGCCTGGAGGCCGAGAAGCTCCGTACGGACGCCGAGCGCCGGGCGCGTCAGACGGTGGAGACCGCGCAGCGCCAGTCCGAGGACATCGTGGCCGACGCGAACGCCAAGGCCGACCGGATCCGCAGCGAGTCGGAGCGCGAGCTGGCGGCGCTCACCAACCGCCGCGACTCGATCAACGCTCAGCTGACCAACGTCCGCGAGATGCTGGCGACGCTGACCGGTGCCGCGGTGGCCGCCGCCGGCTCCCCCGCCGACGACGAGCCGGTCACCCGCGGCGTCCCGGCTCAGCAGACCCGCTGA